A window of Sinimarinibacterium sp. NLF-5-8 genomic DNA:
TTGCGGCGCAGTTTACGCCGGAGCAGGACGTGGATGAGTTTTCCATCGTCGAGGACGCCAGCCTGCAGCGCGGAGACTGTCGCGTCAGCAGTGATTCTTCGCTGATCGACGGACGCTGGAAAACCCGCCTTGCCGAAGTGGTGCAGGCCATTGGCGGAGAACGCGGATGAATCGCTGGAGCACGGCCAGCAATGCACGCCTGAGTGTGCGCCTGACCCAGCGCAGCAGCCGTGCCATGCAGGTGCCAACCGTCCGCATCGAAGGCCAGTTGCGACGCCTGGTGGGATTGACGCTGGAGGCCGTGGGGTGCCAGTTGCCGATTGGCGCGCGCGCGCAGATTGCCAATCCGGATGGCACCCAGGTTGAGGCTGAGGTTGTTGGTTTTGCCGGGGATCGGCTGTATTTGATGCCCAGCGGCGATATGCAGGGGCTGATGCCGCAGGCGCGCGTCATCCCCTTGACCCGTGCTGCCGAAATTGCAGTTGGCGACGCCTTGCTGGGACGGGTTCTGGATGCTGAAGGGCGTCCCATCGACGGTCTCGGGCGCATCGCCAGCGACGCCCGCGCCAGACTCTATGGCGAGCCGCTGAATCCGCTGGCGCGTGAGCCGATCAAGACGCCATTGGATGTGGGCGTGCGCAGCATCAATGCGCTGATGACGATTGGCCGTGGCCAGCGTCTGGGCTTGTTTGCCGGAACCGGCGTGGGTAAATCCACCTTGCTCGGCATGATGACCCGCTTCACCAGCGCAGATGTGGTGGTGGTTGGGCTGATCGGCGAACGTGGCCGCGAGGTACGGGATTTTCTGGATAACGCGCTGGGCGAAGAAGGTCGCCGTCGCGCCGTGGTGGTGGCCACGCCGGCGGATCGCTCGCCCTTGCTGCGTCTGCGCGCGGCCTATACCGCAACCGCAATTGCCGAGTATTTCCGTGATCAGGGCAAAAATGTGCTGCTGTTGATGGACTCGCTGACCCGCTTTGCCCAGGCACAACGCGAAATTGGTCTGGCCGTGGGAGAGCCGCCGACCACGCGTGGCTATCCGCCGTCGGTATTCGCGCGCCTGCCAGGGCTGGTGGAGCGCGCGGGCAATGGCATCGCCGGAGGTGGTTCGATCACCGCTTTGTATACGGTGCTCACCGAAGGCGACGATCCGCAGGACCCGATTGCCGATGCCGCGCGCGGTATTCTCGATGGCCACATCGTCCTGTCGCGCGCGATTGCCGATGCCGGCCTGTATCCGGCGATCAATATCGAAGCCTCGCTGTCGCGCGTGATGAACGAAATCGTGCCGGAGACGCAGTTGCAACAGGCGCGCCAACTCAAGGCCCTGTTCTCGGCGTATCAGCGCAACCGTGATCTGATCGCCATCGGTGCCTACCAGAAAGGCGCTGATCCGCGCGTGGATACGGCAATTGCCAAATGGAGCCGGATCGAGGCTTTCCTGAGCCAGCCGGTTCACCAGCCGGCCCGCTATGCCGACAGCGTTCAGGCGCTGTCTGACCTGCTTGCTGCCGATGCGCCTGCGCGCGCGCCTGCCGGAGTCAGAACATGAGTCCCGACATGACTTCTGCGCGGCTCAGGCCGATTCAGCAAATTGCCGAAAAAAAAGAGCAGGACGCTGCTGCGCGCGTGCGCGAGCGGCAACAATTGCTGACCCAGCGCCGCGCGCGCCTGCAGGAGCTGATGGATTATCTGGCCGAATACGACGCGCCCGGCCAGACACTGACGGTGACCATGCTGATCAATCGACAAGCCTTCATCGACAAGCTGCGGCAGGCCATTGACATGCAAACGCGGTTGGTCGAACAAGCCCAGCAGATGCTCGAAGCCGAACGCGACAAATGGCTGGGACAACGGCGCGAAGTCAAGACACTTGAGCAGCTTGCGCTGCAATACCAACAGCGCGAACGCGCAGAAGAGGAACGGCGCGCGCAAAAGCAATTGGATGAGTTTGCCTTGCGCCAGTACGCCCACCCCGCTGACCGGGAGGCCGCCCTGTGAACGTCCCAACCTCGCCACTGCCGATGATGGACGCTGTAGCGCGCGCCGCATCGCCGCAGAACCCCCCTGCTGCTTCTGCGACCCATGCTGGAGCGCAAATGCCGCGCGCGTTTGCTGATTGGCTGAATCCCCCCGGCGAGCCTTCTGTGATGGCTGATGCCAGCCAGGAGTCTGCCGTGCCTGCAAACCCAACGGAGCGTGATATGAGTCTGTTATCCACTGCGTCACCGGGACGCAGCATCAATACGCCGGCAGTTTGTGGGACGGATGCAACAGGCGACACCTCGCCAGAGACGTCTGTCGAAGGCATCGAGGCGTTTGCCGATGAAATCCGCCAACTGCGCGCGGAGGATTCCTCTGGATTGTCAGATCTGTCTGTCACCGACGAAACCGTGGCGGTGGATGTGACGGACGATCGGACAGACGATCCATCGTCCCCTGACGAGGCCGACGGCTTGCTGGGGTGGATTCTGGGGGCATTGAATCAGCGCGCGCCTTCGTCAGAGCGATTGCCAGCGCAACCGGCGGCCGCGGATGCGGCGATGCAGGCCGGGACGGTGGATGCGCGCGCGCCGCAGGCTGTGTGGCGTGCGTCCGCAGGTCAGGTGAGCGACGCCGGACTGGCACTGGATGTGGATCAACTGGCTCGGCAGGCGCTCAACGATATTGATGCGCGCGCGGCTTCTGCTGCCTCGCTGCTGGTAACCGATCCGGGCGCTGCGCAGGGGGCTGCCGCTAGGGAATTATTGAACCCCGACAATACGGCGATGGACGTGTTGCACGGCACAGCAACCGTGCTGCCATCGGCTCTGCACGCAGCCGATGTTGCGCGCGCGCAACCGTTGGCCCCGATGTTTGCGCCGCTGAACACCGATGATGCCCAGTGGCTCGAAGGCTTGCAGGAGCGCATCGAATGGCAGATTGGCGAGGGGCTGGATGAGGCCACGATCGAACTGCACCCCGCCGAGCTGGGCGCGCTGACCATCCGTGTGGGTATGCAAGGGCAGGTGGCGCAGGTGCTGATCATGGCCGCTGAGCCGATTGCGCGCAGCTTGCTGCAACAATCGATGGGGCAGTTGCGCGAGCTGTTGAATGCCTCCGGCATGACCCTTGGACAGGGGCGGGTCGAGGCACTGGCACGCCGCGATGAAACCCGGACGGTGGCCGGTGAACGGCGTGTCGACGGCGGTATGGCGTCATCGCCGCGGCGGGTGACGCGGGTGGTTCTGGTCGATGCGTATGCCTGATCGGCGCAATGCCGTAAAATTGACGCGTGTGTCGGCGGCGACGTGGCATGTCGCTGGAATATCTCAAGAAAAAATCAAAACGTTTTTATATCCATTTGATTAGTAAACATTTTGTTGAATGGCATGTAATTTGCTTATGTTTGTTTGACGATGATTCTCAGGTGTAACGATCATGGCCACTGATGCCAAAAAAGCAAAACCAGAAACGTCTGCAACAGCCAAGAAGGGGGGCGGCATTGTGATTGCGCTCATTTCGGTGCTGTTTGCCGTGGCGGCCGGGGCGGGAACCAGCTGGTTCATGGGGCAGCAACTGATGGCGCGTCTTCCTGCAGACGCAGCTGAGGCCGTGGCTTCGGCCAAGCCGGAAAAACCCTTGCTGCCGGCCAATTATGTGCCGCTGGATCCGGCGTTTGTGGTCAATCTTGAAGATGAGCGCTTGCAGCGTTTCCTGCAGTTGCAGATCCAGGTCATGACCCGGGATCCCAAAACAGTTGAAGCGTTGCAACACCATATGCCAAGAATCCGCAGTCAGCTGCTGCTGCTGCTGGGGCAGCAACACGCATCGGATCTGATTGACCGGGCAGGCAAGGAACGGCTGCAGGCAGCGGTGCTTGAGGAAATTCGCGGTATTTTGCAGGCAGAAACCGGCAGTGCGGATGTCGAAGGTGTTTATTTCACCAGCTTTGTGATGCAGTAAGGCGATTGGTACGACTTTTCGGGACTTGAATCATGGCGGGTGGCAGCGATCTGTTATCGCAGGACGAAATCGACGCTCTGTTGCATGGCGTGGACAGCGGCGCAGTGGATACCACGCCGCCACCGCCGGCACCGGGCGAAGCGCGCACCTTTGATTTTGCAACCCAGGAGCGCATCGTCCGCGGGCGGATGCCAACGCTGGAGATGATCAACGAGCGCTTTGCCCGGTTGTTCAGAATCTCTTTGTTCAACATGCTGCGGCGCTCGCCCGAGCTGACCGTGGTGGGCATCGAAACGGCCAAGTTTGGCGAATACACCCACTCGCTGTATGTGCCGACCAATCTCAATCTGGTCAAGGCCAAGCCACTGCGCGGGACGGCGCTGGTGGTGTTTGAGCCGCGTCTGGTGTTCACCGTGGTCGAAAACTTCTTTGGCGGCGATGGGCGGCTCAATACCAAGATCGAGGGGCGTGAGTTCACGCCAACCGAAATGCGGGTGATCCAGTTATTGTTGAAGCAGTTTTTCAACGATATGCAGGAAGCTTGGGGGCCGGTGAAAAAAATGGAGTACGAGTATCTCAACTCCGAGGTCAATCCCCACTTTGCCAATATCGTCTCTCCCAGCGAAGTCGTCGTGATCAGCAAGTTCAAGATCGAGCTTGAAGGCGGTGGCGGTCATGTGCACATGACTTATCCGTATTCCATGATCGAGCCGATCCGTGACCTGCTGGATGCCGGAATCCAGTCCGATCGCGTGGACAAGGACGAGCGTTGGGGAATGGCGCTGCGTGAGGAACTCAGTGATGCAGAACTCGAACTCAGTGGCGAGCTTGCACAAGCCACGCTGTCGCTGCGCAAGCTGGCGCAGCTCAAGGCGGGGGATGTGATCCCGATCAACCTGCCCAGATCGCTGACGCTGACTGTGGAGAATGTGCCGCTGTTCCAGGGCAGTTTTGGGGTCTCCAATGGACAAAATGCCGTGCGGATCGAACGGCGGATGCCACGCCCCCGTGTCGTTGGCATGGCCCCGCAATCCCCGGTGGATCGCGCGTCTGGGGACGCCGATGCTGTAATTTCCAAATGATTCAGGAGTGAGCCAATGAGTCCGCCCAACGATGCCGAGCGCGCCAGTTTCCAGACTTTTGAGGACAGTGCAGAACCCCTTGCGGAAGGGGATGTCAATCTCGACATGATTCTGGACGTACCCGTCACCCTTTCGCTGGAAGTGGGGCGCGCGCGCGTGCCCATCCGTAACCTGTTGCAGCTCAATCAGGGCTCGGTGGTCGAACTGGATCGCGCCGCCGGAGAATCTCTGGATGTTTATGCCAACGGCACCTTGATTGCGCATGGCGAGGTGGTGGTTGTCAACGAAAAGTTCGGCATCCGTCTGACCGACGTGGTCAGTCCGGCTGAGCGGATTCGCAAACTGAGATAACGCCGATGCCTGTCCTGTTCCCAGCATTCTTCAAGCGATTGTTGCGACAGCCCGGCGCAATACGGCTGTGCTCGCGGCAAGGACTGAAGCGGCTGTCGTCGGGGCTGATGCTGTCATCTGCGCCGTTGTGGGCGGCCGCCGATGAGAGCGCATCGGTGGCGCAGATGCCGGTCAGTGGCGTTGAAGTGTTGGGCAGCCTTTTACTGGTTCTGGCACTGATCTTTGGCTTGGCGTGGCTGGCGCGTGTGCTCCAGGGCGCGCGTCAGGGCGACACGACAGCGATCCGGATCCAGGCGGGCGCGCAGGTCGGCCCCAAGGAGCGCGTGGTGCTGTTGCAGGTGGGAGAGGTGCAGATGCTGGTGGGCGTGGCACAAGGAAGTGTGACGGTACTGCACCGTTTTGACCCGCCTTTGGCGGCCTCGCAGGCGGCGCTGGCAACGCCCCAATTTGCCCAGCGCCTGCGCCAGGCTTTGGGCGGCAGGTCTTGAGCATGGACGGATCGTTACGGCGCGCGCTGCTGCATCCGGCCTGGCGTGGCTTGTTGGCGGCCTGTGTGCTGCTGTTCTGGCTGCCCGCATCGGCGCAGGAACTGAGTTTGCCCGCAGTGACGGCCAAGGCCGTGGCGGGCGGTGGCACGGAATACAGTCTCAGCATTCAATTGCTGTTGCTGATGACGCTGCTGACCCTGCTGCCTGCCGTGCTGCTGGGCATGACCGCTTTCACGCGCATCATCATCGTGCTGGGATTGCTGCGGCAGGCGCTGGGAACCGGCCAGACGCCGACCAACCAGGTGCTGATTGGGCTGTCGCTGTTTCTGACGTTTTTTGTGATGTCGCCGGTGCTGGAGCGCGTGTATACCGAGGGTATTGCCCCCTATATGGCCGATGAGCTGGCGTTTGAACCGGCGTTGC
This region includes:
- the fliM gene encoding flagellar motor switch protein FliM; amino-acid sequence: MAGGSDLLSQDEIDALLHGVDSGAVDTTPPPPAPGEARTFDFATQERIVRGRMPTLEMINERFARLFRISLFNMLRRSPELTVVGIETAKFGEYTHSLYVPTNLNLVKAKPLRGTALVVFEPRLVFTVVENFFGGDGRLNTKIEGREFTPTEMRVIQLLLKQFFNDMQEAWGPVKKMEYEYLNSEVNPHFANIVSPSEVVVISKFKIELEGGGGHVHMTYPYSMIEPIRDLLDAGIQSDRVDKDERWGMALREELSDAELELSGELAQATLSLRKLAQLKAGDVIPINLPRSLTLTVENVPLFQGSFGVSNGQNAVRIERRMPRPRVVGMAPQSPVDRASGDADAVISK
- a CDS encoding flagellar hook-length control protein FliK; translated protein: MNVPTSPLPMMDAVARAASPQNPPAASATHAGAQMPRAFADWLNPPGEPSVMADASQESAVPANPTERDMSLLSTASPGRSINTPAVCGTDATGDTSPETSVEGIEAFADEIRQLRAEDSSGLSDLSVTDETVAVDVTDDRTDDPSSPDEADGLLGWILGALNQRAPSSERLPAQPAAADAAMQAGTVDARAPQAVWRASAGQVSDAGLALDVDQLARQALNDIDARAASAASLLVTDPGAAQGAAARELLNPDNTAMDVLHGTATVLPSALHAADVARAQPLAPMFAPLNTDDAQWLEGLQERIEWQIGEGLDEATIELHPAELGALTIRVGMQGQVAQVLIMAAEPIARSLLQQSMGQLRELLNASGMTLGQGRVEALARRDETRTVAGERRVDGGMASSPRRVTRVVLVDAYA
- the fliO gene encoding flagellar biosynthetic protein FliO produces the protein MPVLFPAFFKRLLRQPGAIRLCSRQGLKRLSSGLMLSSAPLWAAADESASVAQMPVSGVEVLGSLLLVLALIFGLAWLARVLQGARQGDTTAIRIQAGAQVGPKERVVLLQVGEVQMLVGVAQGSVTVLHRFDPPLAASQAALATPQFAQRLRQALGGRS
- the fliN gene encoding flagellar motor switch protein FliN; translated protein: MSPPNDAERASFQTFEDSAEPLAEGDVNLDMILDVPVTLSLEVGRARVPIRNLLQLNQGSVVELDRAAGESLDVYANGTLIAHGEVVVVNEKFGIRLTDVVSPAERIRKLR
- the fliJ gene encoding flagellar export protein FliJ, whose amino-acid sequence is MSPDMTSARLRPIQQIAEKKEQDAAARVRERQQLLTQRRARLQELMDYLAEYDAPGQTLTVTMLINRQAFIDKLRQAIDMQTRLVEQAQQMLEAERDKWLGQRREVKTLEQLALQYQQRERAEEERRAQKQLDEFALRQYAHPADREAAL
- the fliL gene encoding flagellar basal body-associated protein FliL, with the protein product MATDAKKAKPETSATAKKGGGIVIALISVLFAVAAGAGTSWFMGQQLMARLPADAAEAVASAKPEKPLLPANYVPLDPAFVVNLEDERLQRFLQLQIQVMTRDPKTVEALQHHMPRIRSQLLLLLGQQHASDLIDRAGKERLQAAVLEEIRGILQAETGSADVEGVYFTSFVMQ
- the fliP gene encoding flagellar type III secretion system pore protein FliP (The bacterial flagellar biogenesis protein FliP forms a type III secretion system (T3SS)-type pore required for flagellar assembly.) codes for the protein MDGSLRRALLHPAWRGLLAACVLLFWLPASAQELSLPAVTAKAVAGGGTEYSLSIQLLLLMTLLTLLPAVLLGMTAFTRIIIVLGLLRQALGTGQTPTNQVLIGLSLFLTFFVMSPVLERVYTEGIAPYMADELAFEPALQAASKPLRAFMLAQTRDTDLISFARIAGDEPYASPEDVPFAVLAAAFLTSELTTAFQIGFLLFIPFVIIDMVVSAVLMSLGMMMLSPMLISLPFKLMLFVLVDGWALVTNMLAASFRAVGAS